One Paramisgurnus dabryanus chromosome 10, PD_genome_1.1, whole genome shotgun sequence genomic region harbors:
- the LOC141282931 gene encoding zinc finger BED domain-containing protein 4-like yields the protein MSDTENTSADTAPSVRVCLTLQDSEGQISDNENSGSGTHISPTETNIASGDGGPPQTKTKRTSAVTGVQLGAAKGSHSSSSSPILTTFAAKQPFSANHPRAKQITEMIVKMICTDLEHFSVVERRGFKQLVGFLEPKYKIPSRHYFSRTVVPELYEAMRGELVQSLKAAEGGVINLTTDLWTSNHNAHAYLCLTGHWCERVGEASVQRKAGLLNVGVLDIEHTSNNILCCLKEKMREWEESVGQSVTIRFVVLDNAANMVKALTEYGHIRCVSHMLHLVVIKALEKNRVVTSLLSKARSISGHVHRSSKASNRLHELQTLLNLPQHTLITDIKTRWNYKFYMLQRLVEQRRAVQIMTQESNMGRAPTIIYPNEWGLASDMLTVLSPFEEVTQALSKHSASISEVIPLLHGLCFIIRSLHLLAGDDDQDATVGLGQDVAAESSEKLGTAARKLAASLSKELEWRFEPIFANSTFLLATLLDPRYKVSCFPNNVDVEALKRTLLLRMELCDPVATPARNTEETPATSSTSVLSFLQKKKSAMPMRTHLPSGDVEAYLTDGDISLTDDPVKYWSGKLQCWPNLARFALQHLSCPPTSVQSERVFSTAGNVVSPQRANLDPSHVEQLVFIKVNADLKNSVGLLDS from the exons ATGAGTGATACAGAGAATACTTCAGCTGACACTGCACCATCTGTCAGAGTTTGCTTAACCTTGCAGGACAGTGAAGGTCAAATAAGTGACAATGAAAACAGTGGCAGTGGCACCCACATTTCCCCCACTGAGACCAATATTGCATCTGGTGATGGAGGTCCTCCTCAAACAAAGACCAAGAGGACTTCTGCA GTCACTGGTGTTCAGCTGGGTGCTGCTAAGGGCTCACATTCATCTTCCTCTTCACCAATACTCACTACCTTTGCAGCAAAGCAGCCATTCTCAGCAAACCATCCCCGGGCAAAACAAATTACAGAGATGATTGTTAAAATGATCTGCACTGATCTTGAACATTTCTCTGTGGTGGAGAGGAGAGGCTTTAAGCAACTTGTTGGCTTTTTAGAGCCCAAGTATAAGATCCCATCGAGGCACTATTTCAGTCGAACTGTGGTGCCTGAGCTGTATGAGGCAATGAGAGGGGAGTTGGTCCAGTCACTTAAGGCAGCTGAAGGAGGTGTCATCAACCTCACTACAGATCTTTGGACCAGCAATCACAATGCACATGCATATCTCTGTCTTACTGGGCACTGGTGTGAACGTGTAGGGGAAGCTTCAGTACAGAGGAAAGCAGGGCTGCTAAATGTTGGTGTGCTGGACATTGAGCACACATCAAACAACATTCTGTGCTGCCTTAAAGAAAAGATGAGAGAGTGGGAAGAGTCTGTTGGTCAGTCTGTCACAATACGGTTTGTTGTTTTAGACAATGCAGCCAACATGGTGAAAGCTTTGACTGAATATGGGCACATTCGTTGCGTGTCCCATATGCTTCACTTGGTGGTCATCAAAGCACTGGAGAAGAACAGGGTTGTGACATCCCTTCTCTCCAAAGCCAGGAGCATATCTGGCCATGTTCATCGCTCAAGCAAAGCCAGCAACAGACTACATGAGCTGCAAACACTATTGAACCTCCCCCAGCACACGCTCATAACAGATATAAAAACAAGGTGGAACTATAAGTTCTACATGCTCCAGCGGCTGGTGGAGCAGCGCAGGGCTGTGCAGATTATGACACAGGAGTCTAACATGGGTAGAGCTCCAACAATCATCTATCCAAATGAGTGGGGGTTAGCATCAGACATGCTCACTGTTCTTAGTCCTTTTGAGGAAGTCACACAGGCACTCTCAAAACACAGCGCCTCCATCTCTGAGGTCATCCCCCTCCTGCATGGCCTCTGCTTCATCATTAGGTCACTGCAT TTACTGGCTGGTGATGATGATCAGGATGCAACAGTGGGGCTGGGCCAAGATGTTGCAGCTGAGTCCAGCGAAAAGTTAGGCACAGCAGCAAGGAAACTGGCAGCCAGTCTGAGCAAAGAATTAGAATGGCGTTTCGAACCAATTTTTGCAAACTCCACATTTCTGCTTGCCACTCTCCTTGACCCTAGATATAAGGTCAGCTGTTTTCCAAACAATGTTGATGTGGAGGCACTGAAGAGGACATTACTCCTCAGGATGGAGCTCTGTGACCCTGTGGCTACACCTGCAAGAAACACAGAAGAGACACCTGCCACTAGCAGCACTTCAGTCTTGTCTTTCCTGCAGAAAAAGAAATCGGCTATGCCAATGAGGACACATTTACCATCAGGTGATGTGGAGGCCTACCTGACAGACGGGGACATCAGCCTTACCGATGACCCAGTGAAATACTGGTCAGGCAAGCTTCAGTGCTGGCCCAATCTTGCACGCTTTGCACTGCAGCATCTCAGTTGTCCACCTACAAGTGTCCAGTCTGAGCGTGTTTTTAGCACAGCTGGAAATGTGGTCAGTCCACAGCGTGCAAACTTAGACCCTAGCCATGTGGAACAACTGGTCTTCATCAAAGTCAATGCAGATCTGAAAAACAGTGTCGGACTACTTGATTCGTAG